The nucleotide sequence TGAGCGTTCCGATCTGGTCAAGAGATGAGGCAAAGGCAATCAGACCAAAACGGGATACGCGGCCATATGTAGGTTTTAAGCCAACGACACCTGTATAGGCTGCCGGCTGGCGGACCGAGCCGCCTGTGTCTGAGCCAAGCGCAAACGGCACTTCGCGTGCTGCAACGGCTGCAGCAGAGCCGCCGCTTGATCCGCCTGGCACAGTCTCAAGGTTCCACGGGTTTTTCGTTACTTTGTAGCCTGAGTTTTCCGTAGAGGAACCCATGGCAAACTCGTCCATATTCAGCTTTCCGATTGTGACCGCTTCTGCTTTTTGCAGGTGCTGTACAACGGTTGCGTCATAGATCGGATCAAAGTTTTCTAGAATTTTGCTCGCTGCAGTTGTGCGCAGGTTTTTCGTCACGATGTTATCTTTTATCCCGATCGGCATTCCGAAAAGAAGGCCGAATTCATCGCGAGTGCCGATGGCTTCGTCAAGTTCCTTTGCGTAGGCGCGTGCTTTTTCCTCATCTAATGCAAGGAACGCGTTCACTTTTCCGTCGACAGCTCCAATGCGTTTGTAGGATTCGTCTACAAGGTCTGAGACGGTGATTTCTTTTTTATGTAAACTTGCTTTCAGTTCTGACAGTTTCTGGTCAAATAATGGCATAGCGCTGCTTCCCTCCCTATTCTAAGATTGACGGTACGCGGATGTATCCGTCTTTATGGTCAGGAGCGTTCTTCACAACGTCCTCAACCGGCAATCCTTTTTCTGCTTTGTCCTCGCGCAGGATGTTTTTCATCTCAAGGACGTGTGTTGTCGGCTCTACGCCAGTTGTATCGAGCTCATTCAGCTGCTCGGCGAACGTGATGATCGCATCGAGCTGCGTTGTGAACATTTCCGTTTCTTCTTCTGTTATCGCTAAACGTGCAAGATTTGCAACGTGCTTCACTTCTTCTTTTGAAATGCGTGACATGGGGCTCCACCTCCGATAAATCTCGTGTAAACAATACTCTGATGATAACAAAAGTCATTGCATTAAAGCAACAAAAGGCCGTGATTATTCAGCTTTTCTAAAGTTCTTGATCCAGTACCTTCTTCACAATGTTCGGATGATCCGTCATAATACCGTCTGCGCCAATCCGGGCAAGCTTCCTGACGCTGTCTTCATCGTTGATTGTCCAGTACTGGACTGCGATGCCGCGCTTGTGGAGCGATTCTGTCAGCCGCTCCGTTGCCAGGTTAAGGCCGCTTGCCTCCATCGGGATTTGGACGGCAGTGTATTTTTCCATCGGAATGATGCGGTCTGCGTAAAGTTTGTGGGCGATGACAAAATTACGCGTGGCTTCCCGGGCAGAGCTGACAGGAACCGTCCCGTCCGTCGCTTCAATAAAATAAGCCAGTGCATCGTCGTAAAAGGAGGCGATAATCACTTTGTCGCTCATATTGTGCTTTCTGATCAGTTCTGCCATTTTGTCTGCTAATGCCGGATCGTCCGTTTTAAGTTCAATCGTCATCGGATAACCGGGGAACTCTTTGAAGATTTCATCCATGGCGGGTATGGTGATGCCTTTATTCCGGTAAGAATAGCTTCCGTCCGGACCGATGAAATGATAGCCTGCATCAAGTTTCTGCAGTTCGTTTAGCGTCATGTCTTTGACAGCCCCTGTACCGTTTGTGGTTCTGTCAACAGTGTTATCATGAATGACCACTGCTTCACCGTCTTTTGATAAGTGAACATCCATCTCCAGCATATCCACTCCGAGCTTTTCAGACAGCGAAAAAGCAGCCATCGTATTACCCGGCGCCATGCCGGCACCGCCCTGGTGAGCGATGATGAGCGGCCGGTTTCCTTTTTTGAGAAACGTCTGGTTTTCCGTTTGAGTGACAGGGATGAATTGAATGATGATTAAAAAGAGCAATGAAGTGATGAGGATGACTGAGGATATTTTTAGTGCGGTTTTCTTTTTTCTTTCGGGCTGAGGTATGGTTTGCATGGGCTGGACCTCCATTGTAGTTGTAGTTTCTTTATATCATGGAGGGGCTTTGATTATGTATTAAAATTTGGTTAAACTAAGCCAGGTTTTACTGTTGTGTGCGGTTTTCATGAGAATTTCCGGGCTTTACTTGCCAGTTTTTAAATTTACTTGCCGCATATGCAAGGTTACTTGCCAGGAATGACGTTTTACTTGCCGCCAAGGAGCATTTACTTGAAAATTTCCAAACGCATCCAAAATACACGCGCATTACTCTGATTCACAATAAAAAAACACCGCACGCGGTGTTTTCCCTTTTAAACAAACGTTTAATTAAACGTCTTATCTGCAGCTCTGACGCAGCTTCAGCTTGGTTGCGATCGTCACCTGTTTGGCGATTTTGCGCTCGGTGATGCGTTCGACCATCAAATCCACGGCGGTTTCGCCCATGACTTCGGTGTAGACTTTGACTGTGGTCAGTGACGGGAAGATGTACTTTGAGACACTGATGTCATTGACGCCGATGATGCTGACCTGCTCTGGCACGCGAATGCCTTTTTCGTGCAGGGCCTGGATGCTGCCGATGGCGATGCTGTCATTGGCTGCAAAGAAGGCGGTCGGCAAATTGTCGCCAAGCTTTGCGATGGCTTCTGACATCATGCGGTGGCCGTCCTGAACGGTGAAGGCGCCGATGAAAATAGCATCCTCTCGCAGCATGTTCCGCTCTCCCATGTACTTGATGAACGTTTGCTCACGCTGATCGTCGAGCTTTTCTGTGTGCTCACGGTAGGTTTCGCGGCCGCCGATATAGCCGATTTGCGTGTGGCCCTTTGCGATAAAGTGGTCGAGGACGCGTTCCGTTGCCCGCTCGAAATCAACGATGACCGAATCAAAGCGTTCTGAATCCGGACTTGAATCGACAAAGACGACGTTGCGGGCCGCTTTTTTGAATTCCTCTGCCTGCTGCCTGCTGAATTTGCCTACAGCAATGATTCCCTGCAGCTGATCCTGATTGATCTCGTCAAAGTCATCATAAAAGTAAGTCGCAAGCTGAAGATTGTGATGCTTCGCCCGCTCCTCAATGCCAAGTCTGATTGACATGTAGTAGAGGTCATTCAGCTCCTCAAGGGCTGTGTACCAGTGGACGATCGCAATCTTCGGCACGAGGCTTTTTTTCGTCTTCCGCTTTTTATAAGACAGCTCCTCGGCCACTTCAAATATGCGTTTTTTCGTTTCGTCCCCGACTGACAGCGTTTCGTCGAAATTCAGCACCCTTGAAACCGTCGCAATGGAAACACCCGCTTTTTCAGCTATATCTTTAATTGTAGCCGCCATATACCTTACCCCTTTGTTCACTCAATATCTTCTGGTTTTAAACGAATCCAAATGTAAATGATGTTCTGGATCTGTACGCTTCATGTGCTGCAAGCCTGTGCGTCGGGAGTCCCGGCACGAGCAGTGATTCCGGAATCCGCTGTGTTTCTACGCAGATTGCTGCGTATGGCCCTTTTGCCTGTTCCGCCTTCAGCGGATGCACCGTGTCCATTTTGTTGGCCGTATAGATAACTGCTGCAGGCTCTGACGTCTGCACCGTCATCCTCCGGCCGCTTTCTTCTTCCTGAACGATGATCTGGTTAAGGTCCCGCTGTTCAAGGAGAAAAAGGTGATCAAACCCGTTTCCAGCATTTACGATGTGCCGGTTGTCCGACTCTGCTGCTTCTCTTACCAGTTTACCAGTTTTCAGATCAAACGGGGTGTCTTTTACAGGAATCCACTTTCCTGTCGGGAGCTGATCTCCATCCATTTCTGCGATGCCTTCTGCATTCAGCTGCAGCGAATGGCTGAGAACGTCCCGCCCGCCGTCTGCAGACAGGTTAAAGTACGAATGGTTTGTCATGCTGAGCCACGTGTCTTTATCAGACCGCGCTTCGTAGTCAATCGTAAACGTATTGTCGCAGTCAAGCGTGTAGGTCACCTGCACGTCAAGGTTGCCGGGATATCCGCCCTCTCCGTCCCTGCTGAAGTGTGTAAGGACGGCAACAGCCGCATCATCGCGTTTTTCTGTCCTGACGTTCCAGTAAACACTGTGGAATCCATGAGTACCGCCGTGCAGCTGATGCTCTCCCTCGTTTGCCTCAAGCTTGTAAGGTCCAAGCTGCGCATCCTGAATGCGGCCGGCAACGCGTCCGATAAGAGCGCCGAGGTAATACGGATTTTCAAGGTACTGCTCCGCATGGTCATATGCGAGAACAACATTTTCAAAGGTTCCGTTTTTGTCAGGTGCCATGATGGATGTGATGGCCCCGCCGAGGTTCAGGAAGCTGACTGAATAGCCCTGGCTGTTTTCAAGGGTGTATTTCTCAATGTTTTGCTGCGGATGCTTGAGAATCGTTTCGTGAAGGATGTTCATGCGTATCGTTCCTCTCTGTTTTTAAACACTCTATAAAGTGGTTAAAATGCTTATTCCCTTCAATAGTTCGTTTAAAAACGCCTGCATCCTCCAGAACCCTGCTGAATTTTATGCCAACTTCTTTTTTCAGGACAGCATCGATGGTTTTCTTTTCAAAAGTGCCGTATTTGGCCTGCAGCTGGTTGACCCATTCAAGGTGATGTTCAGGAACAGAACTGCCTTCGCCAAGCAGGTTGGCTTCGATCTGCTGAAGTTCGTTTTTCAGCCGCTCCGGAAGCACCGCAAGGCCCATGACTTCAATCAGGCCGATGTTTTCTTTTTTGATGTGGTGGAGGTCCGCATGTGGATGGAAAATGCC is from Bacillus sp. FSL H8-0547 and encodes:
- a CDS encoding glycerophosphodiester phosphodiesterase, whose protein sequence is MQTIPQPERKKKTALKISSVILITSLLFLIIIQFIPVTQTENQTFLKKGNRPLIIAHQGGAGMAPGNTMAAFSLSEKLGVDMLEMDVHLSKDGEAVVIHDNTVDRTTNGTGAVKDMTLNELQKLDAGYHFIGPDGSYSYRNKGITIPAMDEIFKEFPGYPMTIELKTDDPALADKMAELIRKHNMSDKVIIASFYDDALAYFIEATDGTVPVSSAREATRNFVIAHKLYADRIIPMEKYTAVQIPMEASGLNLATERLTESLHKRGIAVQYWTINDEDSVRKLARIGADGIMTDHPNIVKKVLDQEL
- a CDS encoding LacI family DNA-binding transcriptional regulator; translated protein: MAATIKDIAEKAGVSIATVSRVLNFDETLSVGDETKKRIFEVAEELSYKKRKTKKSLVPKIAIVHWYTALEELNDLYYMSIRLGIEERAKHHNLQLATYFYDDFDEINQDQLQGIIAVGKFSRQQAEEFKKAARNVVFVDSSPDSERFDSVIVDFERATERVLDHFIAKGHTQIGYIGGRETYREHTEKLDDQREQTFIKYMGERNMLREDAIFIGAFTVQDGHRMMSEAIAKLGDNLPTAFFAANDSIAIGSIQALHEKGIRVPEQVSIIGVNDISVSKYIFPSLTTVKVYTEVMGETAVDLMVERITERKIAKQVTIATKLKLRQSCR
- the gatC gene encoding Asp-tRNA(Asn)/Glu-tRNA(Gln) amidotransferase subunit GatC; amino-acid sequence: MSRISKEEVKHVANLARLAITEEETEMFTTQLDAIITFAEQLNELDTTGVEPTTHVLEMKNILREDKAEKGLPVEDVVKNAPDHKDGYIRVPSILE
- a CDS encoding aldose epimerase family protein, whose amino-acid sequence is MNILHETILKHPQQNIEKYTLENSQGYSVSFLNLGGAITSIMAPDKNGTFENVVLAYDHAEQYLENPYYLGALIGRVAGRIQDAQLGPYKLEANEGEHQLHGGTHGFHSVYWNVRTEKRDDAAVAVLTHFSRDGEGGYPGNLDVQVTYTLDCDNTFTIDYEARSDKDTWLSMTNHSYFNLSADGGRDVLSHSLQLNAEGIAEMDGDQLPTGKWIPVKDTPFDLKTGKLVREAAESDNRHIVNAGNGFDHLFLLEQRDLNQIIVQEEESGRRMTVQTSEPAAVIYTANKMDTVHPLKAEQAKGPYAAICVETQRIPESLLVPGLPTHRLAAHEAYRSRTSFTFGFV